The following are encoded together in the Bradyrhizobium genosp. L genome:
- a CDS encoding BA14K family protein, with protein MINLKVLSTAAALALALPVVLPSASFAQGAGAFQRGGGGGGGGHGGAMARPGGGAGAGAFVRPGMGGGPRVGMGGGGGPRVGWNGGGGGHWNHGGGYHRGGGFWPGAVAGAVVGGAVAAGAYGAGYDYGPGYYDDSYGYYSDDSAPVAVEAVPGGDDAASCAQRYRSYDPASGTYLGYDGMRHPCP; from the coding sequence ATGATCAATCTGAAGGTTTTGAGCACTGCCGCGGCCTTGGCGCTTGCGCTGCCGGTGGTGCTGCCGAGTGCAAGCTTCGCCCAGGGTGCGGGCGCCTTCCAGCGTGGTGGTGGAGGTGGCGGCGGCGGCCACGGTGGTGCAATGGCTCGGCCGGGCGGCGGTGCGGGCGCTGGCGCCTTTGTCCGCCCCGGCATGGGTGGCGGCCCGCGGGTCGGCATGGGCGGCGGCGGCGGTCCGCGCGTCGGCTGGAACGGCGGTGGCGGTGGCCACTGGAACCATGGCGGCGGCTACCACCGTGGCGGTGGGTTCTGGCCGGGTGCAGTCGCGGGCGCAGTGGTCGGCGGCGCGGTCGCGGCCGGTGCGTATGGCGCGGGCTATGACTACGGCCCGGGCTATTACGACGACAGCTACGGCTACTATTCGGACGACAGCGCTCCGGTCGCGGTGGAAGCCGTGCCAGGTGGCGACGACGCTGCGTCCTGCGCCCAGCGCTACCGGTCCTACGATCCGGCATCGGGCACCTATCTCGGCTATGACGGCATGCGGCATCCCTGCCCGTAA
- a CDS encoding NADH:ubiquinone oxidoreductase subunit NDUFA12 gives MKQFLLKFFTWWNSQTFGTQLWTSRYGELVGEDEQGNRYYRTKGGEIDPTLHFERRWVVYNGYAEASRIPPGWHGWIHHTTDVPPTEQKYTPQEWQKPHVPNMTGTPNAYRPSGSTMASGRRPKATGDYQAWTPGH, from the coding sequence ATGAAACAGTTCCTGCTGAAATTCTTCACCTGGTGGAACAGCCAGACCTTTGGCACGCAATTGTGGACCTCGCGTTACGGCGAACTGGTCGGCGAGGACGAGCAGGGCAACCGTTACTACCGTACCAAGGGCGGCGAGATCGACCCGACGCTGCATTTCGAGCGGCGCTGGGTGGTCTATAACGGCTATGCCGAAGCGTCGCGGATTCCGCCCGGCTGGCATGGTTGGATCCACCACACCACCGATGTGCCGCCGACCGAGCAAAAGTACACGCCGCAGGAATGGCAGAAGCCGCATGTGCCGAACATGACCGGCACGCCGAACGCCTATCGCCCGTCGGGCTCGACGATGGCGAGCGGCCGCCGGCCCAAGGCAACCGGCGACTACCAGGCCTGGACGCCCGGCCACTGA
- a CDS encoding VOC family protein — MKRTWTIIGVADVPRSFRWYQSLLGLPEGVPAHDYFGQIVDTDGTVLLCLHAWGAHEHPSLTSPDGAVPGNGLLLFFRVDNYDVALSRARTLPSQFAEQPHVNPNTGTREFSLRDPDGYYVTISALAPA, encoded by the coding sequence ATGAAGCGCACATGGACGATCATCGGCGTCGCCGACGTGCCGCGCAGCTTTCGCTGGTACCAGTCGCTGCTCGGCCTGCCCGAAGGGGTTCCGGCCCATGATTATTTCGGGCAGATCGTCGACACCGACGGAACGGTGCTGCTTTGCCTTCACGCATGGGGCGCCCATGAGCATCCCTCGCTCACCAGCCCAGACGGTGCTGTGCCCGGCAACGGCTTGCTGCTGTTTTTCCGGGTCGACAATTACGACGTGGCCCTGTCGCGCGCACGCACGCTTCCGAGCCAGTTTGCGGAACAGCCGCACGTCAATCCCAACACCGGCACGCGCGAATTCTCGCTGCGCGATCCCGACGGCTACTACGTCACGATCAGCGCGCTCGCCCCTGCCTGA
- a CDS encoding DJ-1/PfpI family protein, producing MTEPLQIGLLVFPKVTQLDLTGPLQVFSSVPGATIHLIWKRIEPVPSDSVMVLTPTTTFADCPQLDVICVPGGAGTDDMVGDEEMLAFLRRQAAGARYVTSVCTGSLVLGAAGLLKGYHATTHWSAIDFLEGFGAIPTRTRVCVDRNRFTGGGVTAGIDFALTLVSELVDRKTAEAIQLRLEYNPAPPFNAGSPDSAPAELVAFMKERIASSTRRGEMMQRAAKRLAEGAS from the coding sequence ATGACCGAACCGTTGCAGATTGGACTGCTCGTGTTTCCGAAAGTGACCCAGCTCGACCTCACCGGCCCGCTGCAGGTGTTTTCGTCGGTTCCCGGCGCAACGATCCATCTGATCTGGAAGCGCATCGAGCCGGTGCCGAGCGATTCCGTGATGGTGCTGACGCCGACCACGACGTTTGCCGACTGTCCTCAGCTCGACGTGATCTGCGTGCCCGGCGGTGCCGGCACCGACGACATGGTCGGCGACGAGGAGATGCTCGCCTTCCTGCGCAGGCAAGCCGCCGGTGCAAGATACGTAACATCGGTCTGCACGGGATCGCTGGTGCTGGGCGCAGCCGGCCTGCTCAAGGGCTATCACGCCACCACGCATTGGAGCGCGATCGATTTCCTCGAAGGCTTTGGCGCGATCCCGACCAGGACGCGGGTCTGCGTCGACCGCAACCGTTTCACCGGTGGCGGCGTCACTGCGGGCATCGACTTCGCGCTAACGCTGGTGTCCGAACTGGTCGACCGCAAGACCGCGGAGGCGATCCAGCTTCGGCTCGAATACAATCCGGCGCCGCCCTTCAACGCAGGCTCGCCCGACAGCGCGCCGGCCGAACTCGTCGCCTTCATGAAAGAGCGGATTGCGTCGTCGACACGCCGCGGCGAGATGATGCAGCGCGCCGCGAAGCGACTTGCCGAGGGCGCGTCCTGA
- a CDS encoding GlxA family transcriptional regulator has translation MIGVLIFPDFQLLDAAGPIAAFEIAARFADTVPAIRTLAVKAGPVRSSSGVEMLARGLKPSAAITTLIIAGGNGVKAPATCPSTLAFVQRLAGRGVRVASVCSGAYVLAEAGLLDGRRATTHWQRTPHFVKTYPKVKLEPDQIFVRDGDIWSSAGITAGIDLALAMITEDYGEEIAQKTARQLVLYHRRSGGQSQFSSLLELKAPNGRFGTLLAWARENLNAPLTVEDLADKAGMSSRHFTRAFIAETGTTPSKAVERLRIEVARQRVQSSGEAIERVAEITGFRDPERMRRAFIRAFGQPPQSMRRAARAV, from the coding sequence ATGATCGGCGTCCTGATCTTTCCCGACTTCCAATTGCTCGATGCCGCGGGGCCGATTGCGGCGTTCGAGATCGCCGCGCGCTTCGCCGACACCGTGCCAGCGATCAGGACGCTCGCGGTGAAGGCCGGACCGGTGCGCTCGTCGTCCGGCGTCGAGATGCTGGCGCGCGGGCTAAAACCATCGGCAGCGATCACGACGCTGATCATCGCCGGCGGCAACGGCGTGAAGGCGCCGGCGACCTGTCCGTCCACGCTCGCCTTCGTGCAGCGCCTGGCGGGTCGCGGGGTCCGCGTCGCCAGCGTCTGCTCCGGCGCCTATGTGCTGGCGGAAGCCGGCCTGCTCGACGGCCGCCGCGCCACCACGCATTGGCAGCGCACCCCGCATTTCGTGAAGACCTATCCGAAGGTCAAGCTCGAGCCCGACCAGATCTTCGTCCGCGATGGCGATATCTGGAGCTCGGCGGGCATCACCGCCGGCATCGATCTGGCGCTGGCGATGATCACGGAAGACTATGGCGAGGAGATCGCGCAGAAGACCGCGCGCCAGCTCGTGCTGTATCATCGCCGCAGCGGCGGGCAGTCGCAATTCTCCTCGCTTCTGGAATTGAAGGCGCCGAACGGTCGGTTCGGGACGCTGCTGGCCTGGGCGCGCGAAAACCTCAACGCGCCGCTGACGGTCGAGGATCTCGCCGACAAGGCCGGCATGAGCTCGCGCCACTTCACCCGCGCCTTCATCGCCGAGACCGGCACCACGCCGTCGAAGGCGGTGGAACGGCTGCGCATCGAGGTGGCGCGGCAGCGCGTGCAATCGTCGGGCGAAGCCATCGAGCGCGTCGCCGAGATCACCGGCTTTCGCGATCCCGAGCGGATGCGCCGCGCCTTCATCCGTGCCTTCGGCCAGCCGCCGCAATCGATGCGTCGGGCGGCGCGGGCGGTGTAG
- a CDS encoding SLC13 family permease, with protein sequence MLTPILISGIPLDFILFGLTLLGVAVFHHHTLAVALTGLAAIVVYKLLFTGFATFGVGFPGLAHHMEHEWVTLANLFLLLMGFALLSRHFEDSRIPDEMPALLPDDWKGGVLLLALTFVLSAFLDNIAAALIGGTVARHVFRGRVHIGYLAAIVASANAGGAGSVVGDTTTTMMWIDGISPLTVLDAYVAAVVALLVLAVPASLQQQRYSPIVKKAPSGLRIDWTRLAIVAIILLAAMIANVTANLKAPALLDTFPVLGAAVWAAILLTALLRRPDWSVIPETFKGTLFLLALVTAASMMPVEKLPAASWQTALGLGFVSAVFDNIPLTALALKQGGYDWGILAYAVGFGGSMVWFGSSAGVAVSNLYPEAKSVTRWITQGWPIIVAYVVGFFVMLAVLGWHPDPPH encoded by the coding sequence GTGCTCACGCCAATCCTCATCTCAGGCATCCCGCTCGACTTCATCCTGTTCGGACTGACGCTGCTCGGCGTCGCCGTCTTCCACCATCACACGCTCGCGGTGGCGTTGACGGGTCTCGCGGCGATCGTTGTCTACAAACTGCTGTTCACCGGCTTTGCGACGTTCGGCGTGGGCTTCCCTGGCCTCGCGCATCACATGGAGCACGAGTGGGTCACGCTGGCGAACCTGTTCCTGCTGCTGATGGGGTTTGCGCTGTTGTCCCGCCATTTCGAGGACAGCCGCATTCCCGATGAAATGCCGGCGCTGCTGCCCGACGACTGGAAGGGCGGCGTGCTGCTGTTGGCGCTGACCTTCGTGCTGTCGGCATTCCTCGACAATATCGCAGCGGCCCTGATCGGCGGCACCGTCGCTCGTCATGTCTTTCGCGGCCGCGTCCACATCGGCTATCTCGCCGCAATCGTCGCGTCAGCCAATGCCGGCGGCGCCGGCAGCGTGGTCGGTGACACCACGACAACCATGATGTGGATCGACGGGATCAGCCCGCTCACCGTGCTGGACGCCTACGTCGCCGCGGTCGTCGCGTTGCTTGTGCTTGCCGTGCCAGCCTCATTGCAGCAACAGCGCTACTCGCCGATCGTCAAGAAGGCGCCATCCGGCCTGCGGATCGATTGGACACGGCTCGCCATCGTGGCGATCATCCTGCTCGCTGCAATGATCGCCAACGTCACCGCCAATCTGAAAGCCCCGGCCCTGCTCGACACCTTCCCGGTGCTCGGCGCCGCAGTCTGGGCCGCCATCCTGCTCACCGCTCTGCTGCGGCGGCCGGACTGGTCGGTGATCCCTGAGACGTTCAAGGGCACCCTGTTCCTGCTCGCGCTGGTGACGGCGGCCTCGATGATGCCCGTGGAAAAGCTGCCGGCCGCATCGTGGCAGACCGCGCTCGGGCTCGGCTTCGTCTCAGCCGTGTTCGACAACATTCCGCTGACCGCGTTGGCGTTGAAGCAAGGCGGCTACGATTGGGGCATTCTCGCCTACGCAGTCGGATTCGGCGGATCGATGGTCTGGTTCGGTTCGTCCGCAGGGGTTGCCGTGTCCAACCTGTATCCGGAAGCCAAATCGGTCACGAGATGGATCACCCAGGGCTGGCCGATCATCGTGGCCTATGTCGTCGGCTTCTTCGTGATGCTCGCCGTGCTCGGCTGGCATCCCGATCCGCCGCATTGA
- a CDS encoding alpha/beta hydrolase — protein sequence MPVVLDPDAAAVYKAFQEAGRPAYETLTAQQAREYYRAARVVSNPEPPALESSKPLAISAPHGTIPARIYTPKVLRKIDGLAPCLVFFHGGGFVIGDLDTHEVVCQKLAHEGELIVISVDYRLAPEHRFPAAVEDAVTATRWVAAHAKDLGIDAARLIVGGDSAGGNLAAVVALAARDGGPKLAGQMLVYPATEFARKHPSHREPETSILLTHTVIPWFYAHYVADPDDWRASPARARSFAGLPPAYVLTAGADPLRDEGDEYATLLKDAGVPVTYRHFPGQFHGFFTMGKLLNQANVAVSEISAWLKTLG from the coding sequence ATGCCCGTCGTTCTCGATCCCGATGCCGCCGCCGTCTACAAGGCCTTCCAGGAAGCCGGTCGTCCCGCCTATGAAACGCTGACCGCCCAGCAAGCGCGCGAGTATTACCGGGCCGCGCGCGTCGTCAGCAATCCCGAGCCGCCGGCGCTGGAATCGAGCAAGCCGCTCGCGATATCGGCGCCGCACGGCACGATCCCCGCGCGCATCTACACGCCGAAGGTATTGCGCAAGATCGACGGCCTTGCCCCGTGCCTGGTGTTCTTCCATGGCGGCGGCTTTGTGATCGGCGACCTCGATACCCACGAGGTGGTCTGCCAGAAGCTCGCGCACGAGGGCGAGTTGATCGTGATCTCCGTCGACTATCGGCTGGCGCCGGAGCATCGCTTTCCGGCTGCCGTCGAGGACGCCGTCACCGCGACCAGGTGGGTGGCGGCCCATGCGAAGGATCTCGGCATCGATGCCGCGCGACTGATCGTCGGCGGCGACAGCGCCGGCGGCAACCTCGCGGCGGTCGTGGCGTTGGCCGCGCGCGACGGCGGACCAAAACTCGCCGGCCAGATGCTGGTCTATCCCGCCACCGAATTCGCGCGGAAACATCCCTCGCATCGCGAGCCCGAGACCAGCATCCTGCTGACGCACACGGTGATCCCCTGGTTCTACGCGCACTATGTCGCCGACCCCGACGACTGGCGGGCCTCGCCCGCGCGCGCCAGGAGTTTTGCCGGCCTGCCGCCGGCCTATGTACTGACGGCCGGCGCCGATCCGCTGCGCGACGAAGGCGACGAATACGCGACGCTGCTCAAGGACGCCGGCGTGCCCGTCACCTACCGGCATTTCCCCGGCCAGTTCCACGGCTTCTTCACCATGGGCAAGCTGCTCAACCAGGCCAATGTCGCGGTCAGCGAGATCAGCGCCTGGCTGAAGACGCTGGGCTGA
- a CDS encoding SDR family NAD(P)-dependent oxidoreductase — protein MPDRIRLDGRIAVVTGAAGVIGTATLHLLAERGARIVAVDRREADLKAAIADLPASAEALALAADVTSEDDVREYVRAAVDRFGTIDAFYNNAGIEGDIKPIPEYSLESFRRVLDVNVVGVFLGMKHVLPVMLKQNKGSIINTASIAGLMGSPLIAVYSASKHAVIGLTKSAAWECTGTGVRVNCVCPGMIDSRMLSTILQGRAGGNAPPPTEKIVDRIPARRLGLASEVASIVAFLASDEASYVSGSAYTVDGGRTAA, from the coding sequence ATGCCCGATCGTATCAGGCTCGACGGCCGCATTGCCGTCGTCACCGGGGCCGCCGGTGTCATCGGAACCGCCACCTTGCATCTGCTCGCGGAGCGCGGCGCGCGCATTGTCGCGGTCGACCGCCGCGAAGCCGACCTCAAGGCCGCGATCGCGGACCTGCCGGCCTCGGCGGAAGCGCTTGCACTCGCCGCCGACGTCACCAGCGAGGACGACGTCCGCGAGTATGTCCGCGCCGCCGTCGACCGGTTCGGCACCATCGACGCGTTCTACAACAACGCCGGCATCGAGGGCGACATCAAGCCGATCCCTGAATATTCACTGGAGAGCTTCCGCCGGGTGCTCGACGTCAATGTGGTCGGCGTCTTCCTCGGCATGAAGCATGTGCTGCCGGTCATGCTGAAGCAGAACAAGGGCAGCATCATCAACACCGCCTCGATCGCCGGCCTGATGGGATCGCCGCTGATCGCAGTCTACAGCGCGAGCAAGCACGCGGTGATCGGGCTGACCAAGAGCGCGGCCTGGGAATGCACCGGCACCGGCGTGCGCGTCAATTGCGTCTGCCCCGGCATGATCGACAGCCGGATGCTGAGCACCATCCTGCAGGGCCGCGCCGGCGGCAACGCGCCGCCGCCGACCGAAAAAATCGTCGACCGCATCCCCGCGCGCCGGCTCGGGCTCGCCAGCGAGGTCGCTTCCATCGTGGCCTTCCTCGCCTCCGACGAAGCGAGCTATGTCTCCGGCTCTGCGTACACCGTCGATGGCGGCAGGACAGCGGCCTAA
- a CDS encoding DUF2155 domain-containing protein, translated as MLRTIALTGLATVIAALAAALAPPAHAQIGTIFSDPAPRPPGSIPRGAQPAPSDDDEEVPELPRGRLLPPPTRPLPPAQAVPPPGNVQSQPLAPPPGSTAAPPGTQPGVAGRPPQPGNPDVANAPAGPNPLPGLPPGQRQPRGTPQPQQQPGTPPAPATLQPGDEVVQEPPSTKITNKKASFSGLDKITGRIINFDEDIGETVQFGALRVKTDACYTRPSTEAANTDAFVEVDEITLQGEVKRIFSGWMYAASPGLHGVEHPIYDIWLTDCKMPDQTIVTAAPDPVKPPAPAVAAPPPAQKRPARQAAPRPAPPPQPQFQQQPPPPPPQQQRPGGLFGGLFGN; from the coding sequence ATGCTTAGAACCATTGCCCTCACTGGCTTGGCGACCGTGATCGCCGCCTTGGCCGCAGCGCTTGCCCCGCCTGCGCACGCGCAGATCGGGACGATTTTCTCCGATCCCGCGCCGCGTCCGCCCGGCAGTATTCCGCGCGGTGCGCAGCCGGCGCCGAGCGACGACGACGAAGAGGTGCCGGAATTGCCGCGCGGCCGCCTGCTGCCGCCGCCGACCCGGCCGCTGCCTCCGGCTCAGGCCGTGCCGCCGCCTGGCAACGTGCAGTCGCAGCCCCTAGCGCCGCCGCCGGGTTCGACCGCCGCTCCCCCTGGCACGCAGCCCGGGGTCGCGGGCAGGCCGCCGCAACCCGGCAACCCCGACGTCGCCAACGCGCCGGCAGGTCCGAACCCGCTGCCCGGCCTGCCGCCGGGCCAGCGCCAGCCGAGGGGCACGCCGCAGCCGCAACAGCAGCCAGGAACTCCGCCGGCGCCGGCCACGCTGCAGCCGGGCGACGAGGTGGTCCAGGAGCCGCCGTCGACCAAGATCACCAACAAGAAGGCGAGTTTCTCCGGCCTCGACAAGATCACCGGACGCATCATCAATTTCGACGAGGATATCGGCGAGACCGTGCAGTTCGGCGCGCTGCGCGTGAAGACCGATGCCTGCTACACACGGCCGTCGACGGAAGCCGCCAACACCGACGCCTTCGTCGAGGTCGACGAGATCACGCTGCAGGGCGAGGTGAAGCGGATCTTCTCCGGCTGGATGTACGCCGCAAGCCCCGGCCTGCATGGCGTCGAGCATCCGATCTATGACATCTGGCTGACCGACTGCAAAATGCCGGACCAGACCATCGTCACTGCGGCGCCCGATCCGGTCAAGCCGCCGGCGCCAGCAGTTGCAGCGCCGCCGCCGGCCCAGAAGCGTCCGGCGAGGCAGGCCGCGCCGCGTCCGGCACCGCCGCCGCAGCCGCAATTCCAGCAGCAACCGCCGCCGCCTCCACCGCAACAGCAGCGGCCGGGTGGGCTATTCGGCGGATTGTTCGGGAATTGA
- the aat gene encoding leucyl/phenylalanyl-tRNA--protein transferase: protein MTSRDSAASEITPDVLLRAYACGIFPMAESADDPTLFWVEPELRGVIPLDGFRIASRLARTVRSDTFTVTVDTAFKAVIAGCAAPQPGRDDTWINKRIRDLYIGLHVAGHSHSVEVWQDDNLVGGLYGVNLGRAFFGESMFHTARDASKVALVHLVARLIAGGFELLDTQYVTEHLKTFGALEIPRRRYRALLDRAISGAPAEFGRLDMAQPVKGAEALAIIEAHR from the coding sequence ATGACGTCCCGCGACTCCGCCGCTTCCGAAATCACGCCCGACGTGCTGCTGCGCGCCTATGCCTGCGGCATCTTCCCGATGGCCGAGAGCGCAGACGACCCGACGCTGTTCTGGGTCGAGCCCGAATTGCGCGGCGTGATTCCGCTCGACGGCTTTCGGATCGCCTCGCGGCTCGCGCGCACCGTGCGCTCCGATACGTTCACGGTCACCGTCGACACCGCATTCAAGGCCGTGATCGCGGGGTGCGCGGCGCCGCAGCCGGGCCGCGACGATACCTGGATCAACAAGCGGATCCGCGACCTCTATATCGGACTGCACGTCGCGGGCCACAGCCACAGCGTCGAGGTCTGGCAGGACGACAATCTCGTCGGCGGACTCTACGGCGTCAATTTGGGCCGCGCGTTCTTCGGCGAAAGCATGTTCCACACCGCCCGCGACGCTTCGAAGGTCGCGCTGGTGCATCTGGTGGCGCGCCTGATCGCCGGCGGCTTCGAACTGCTCGACACGCAATATGTCACCGAGCATCTGAAGACGTTCGGCGCACTGGAAATCCCGCGCCGCCGCTACCGCGCGCTGCTCGACAGAGCGATATCAGGCGCGCCGGCGGAGTTCGGCAGGCTGGACATGGCGCAGCCGGTCAAGGGCGCGGAGGCGCTCGCGATCATCGAGGCGCATCGTTGA
- a CDS encoding DASS family sodium-coupled anion symporter, giving the protein MKPSWRTFAPLVVWLVIYLIPVPSGLNANQWHYFAVFAAVITGLILESMPVGAVGLIGLTVAGVGGYVEPDPNKSLRWMLSGFSESTVWLIVGAFVFSIGYRKSGLGRRLALLLVRALGRRTIGLGYAVALSDLVLAPATPSNTARSGGTIYPIVSNIPRIYGSEPGATAGKIGTFVMWTAFATTAVTSSLFLTALAPNAAALSIAKKLINIEVGWSQWFIGFAPLGILLLLVVPLLSYVVCRPEIKESPEIVTWSESELAKMGPPSRHEWIMAVLVLLAMFFWICGSNPNISLPIFGSNFINATTVVFVVISLMLITGVISFEDIVAEKSAWEVFFYFTSLLTLSSGLNEIGFIKWVAEGYAKPLSGTSPMMGMILLVSFFFWVHYFFSSITSHTAAVLPVVLAVGSSIPGLSIQTLMLLCVYSLGLMGVISPYATGPAPMYYGSGYIGKGDFWKFGLIFGVIYFAGLLLIVLPWLQAIG; this is encoded by the coding sequence ATGAAGCCATCATGGAGGACATTTGCGCCGCTCGTGGTCTGGCTGGTGATCTATCTGATCCCGGTGCCATCGGGTTTGAACGCCAATCAGTGGCACTATTTCGCGGTGTTTGCCGCCGTCATCACCGGCCTGATCCTGGAATCGATGCCGGTCGGTGCGGTCGGCCTGATCGGGCTGACGGTGGCCGGCGTCGGCGGCTATGTCGAGCCCGATCCGAACAAGTCGTTGCGCTGGATGCTGTCAGGCTTTTCCGAGAGCACGGTGTGGCTGATCGTCGGCGCCTTCGTGTTCTCGATCGGCTATCGCAAGAGCGGACTCGGCCGCCGCCTCGCGCTGCTGCTGGTGCGCGCGCTCGGCCGCCGCACCATTGGCCTCGGCTATGCGGTGGCGCTGTCCGATCTGGTGCTGGCGCCGGCAACGCCGTCCAACACCGCCCGATCGGGCGGCACGATCTATCCGATCGTCAGCAACATCCCGCGCATCTACGGCTCCGAGCCCGGAGCGACCGCGGGCAAGATCGGCACCTTCGTGATGTGGACCGCATTCGCGACCACGGCGGTGACCAGTTCGCTGTTCCTGACCGCGCTGGCGCCGAATGCGGCTGCGCTCTCGATCGCCAAGAAGCTCATCAATATCGAGGTCGGCTGGTCGCAATGGTTCATCGGCTTCGCGCCGCTCGGCATCCTGCTGCTGCTCGTGGTGCCGTTGTTGAGCTACGTGGTTTGCCGGCCCGAGATCAAGGAGAGCCCGGAGATCGTCACCTGGAGCGAGAGCGAGCTCGCCAAGATGGGACCGCCGTCGCGGCATGAATGGATCATGGCCGTGCTGGTGCTGCTCGCGATGTTCTTCTGGATCTGCGGCTCCAATCCGAACATCAGCCTGCCGATCTTCGGCTCCAACTTCATCAACGCCACCACCGTGGTGTTCGTCGTCATCTCGCTGATGCTGATCACAGGGGTGATCAGCTTCGAGGACATCGTCGCCGAGAAGAGCGCGTGGGAGGTGTTCTTCTATTTCACGTCGCTGCTGACGCTGTCGTCCGGATTGAACGAGATCGGCTTCATCAAATGGGTGGCCGAAGGTTACGCAAAACCGCTGTCCGGAACATCGCCGATGATGGGCATGATTCTGCTCGTCTCGTTCTTCTTCTGGGTCCACTATTTCTTCTCGAGCATCACCTCGCATACGGCAGCCGTGCTGCCGGTGGTGCTGGCGGTCGGCTCCAGCATTCCGGGCCTGTCGATCCAGACGTTGATGCTGCTGTGCGTCTACTCGCTTGGACTGATGGGCGTGATCTCGCCCTACGCCACCGGACCCGCGCCGATGTATTATGGCAGCGGCTATATCGGCAAAGGCGATTTCTGGAAATTCGGGCTGATCTTTGGCGTCATCTACTTTGCGGGATTGTTGCTGATTGTGTTGCCCTGGCTGCAGGCGATCGGGTAA
- a CDS encoding MdtA/MuxA family multidrug efflux RND transporter periplasmic adaptor subunit: protein MDQQLKDPPIIVSEKTGRGRVILTTLIVLLLLAGIVWWTRQQGAPQQAGAGRNSAPMSIVPETVGKGDIGVSLNALGTVTSLATVTIKSQISGYLQKIDFKEGDEVKTGDLIAEIDPRPYEATLAQAKGQLARDEAQLKGAQVDLTRYQGLAQQNAVPRQTLDTQVALVAQYQGTVEADRASVQSAAVNLAYCHIVSPINGRVGLRQVDLGNYVTPSDSTGLVVITQLEPISVLFTLPEDNLQAVAKRLKQGAVLPTAAIDRSGANTLAEGSLQTFDSQIDPTTGTIKLRAQFENDKRTLYPNQFVNIRLLLDTHKDVTTMSTAGIQRGVPGTFVYLVNADSTVTVKPVKLGVTDGDRVEVVSGLNPGDRIVIDGADKLREGAKVVVRNPADAATPAGAAKGAAKGDAKGDAKGADPDKGGGGKRKRAEDGPKQ from the coding sequence ATGGACCAGCAGCTAAAGGACCCGCCGATCATCGTGTCCGAAAAGACCGGACGCGGCCGTGTCATCCTCACGACATTGATCGTGCTGTTGTTGCTTGCCGGCATCGTCTGGTGGACACGGCAGCAGGGCGCGCCGCAGCAGGCCGGCGCCGGACGCAACAGCGCGCCGATGTCGATCGTGCCGGAGACCGTCGGCAAGGGCGACATCGGCGTCAGCCTGAACGCGCTCGGCACCGTGACCTCGCTCGCTACGGTCACGATCAAGAGCCAGATCAGCGGCTATCTGCAGAAGATCGATTTCAAGGAAGGCGACGAGGTCAAGACCGGCGACCTGATCGCCGAGATCGATCCGCGCCCCTATGAGGCGACGCTGGCGCAGGCCAAGGGTCAGCTGGCGCGCGACGAGGCGCAGCTGAAAGGCGCCCAGGTCGATCTCACCCGTTATCAGGGGCTGGCCCAACAGAACGCGGTGCCGCGCCAGACGCTCGACACCCAGGTTGCATTGGTCGCGCAGTACCAGGGCACGGTCGAAGCCGATCGCGCCTCGGTGCAATCCGCCGCTGTGAATCTGGCCTATTGCCATATCGTGTCGCCGATCAACGGACGCGTCGGCCTGCGCCAGGTCGATCTCGGCAACTACGTCACACCCTCCGATTCCACCGGCCTCGTCGTGATCACGCAGCTCGAGCCGATCAGCGTGCTGTTCACGCTGCCCGAAGACAATCTGCAGGCGGTCGCCAAGCGGCTGAAGCAGGGCGCCGTGCTGCCCACAGCAGCCATCGACCGTAGCGGCGCCAATACGCTCGCCGAGGGATCGCTGCAGACCTTCGACAGCCAGATCGATCCGACCACCGGCACGATCAAGCTGCGCGCCCAGTTCGAGAACGACAAGCGCACGCTCTATCCGAACCAGTTCGTCAACATCCGTCTGCTGCTCGATACCCACAAGGACGTCACGACGATGTCGACGGCGGGAATCCAGCGCGGCGTTCCCGGCACCTTCGTCTATCTCGTCAATGCCGACAGCACCGTGACGGTCAAGCCGGTCAAGCTCGGCGTCACCGACGGCGACCGGGTCGAGGTGGTCTCGGGCCTCAACCCCGGCGACCGCATCGTGATCGACGGCGCCGACAAGCTGCGCGAGGGTGCCAAGGTGGTGGTCCGCAATCCCGCGGATGCGGCCACGCCGGCCGGCGCGGCGAAGGGGGCTGCCAAGGGCGACGCCAAAGGAGACGCCAAGGGGGCTGACCCCGACAAAGGTGGAGGCGGCAAGCGCAAGCGCGCCGAAGACGGGCCGAAGCAATGA